The Onthophagus taurus isolate NC chromosome 6, IU_Otau_3.0, whole genome shotgun sequence region CTgtatagtaacagtgctagtataaaactagaactaacaattgTAACGGTTGTATTTTTCCTTAATGTTTCATTTGAGTGTTTAACCTTTACTTTCCTAAttcttcgttttaattttattttgggttagatattttattttgttatcgaGTATTTTGAGTTGCATAAATTTCgcgatgatttattttgtttactttttgtttattttgttgaatttttgtttaattaatttttgtttttcagcGACAATTCTCCGAAGATCTCCTTTcataattttcctttttccttttcaatttatattCCTCTAAACTTATTTTACTTCTTCGTTTCCCCTAAAAGATGGTGTTAATTCTTTCGTTATTCTTGCTTGTGCGcaagtatcaattttttgtgaatttttgaGGATATTTATCGTCTGTGTAAGATTTTCTCTTCCTCTTTTCAAGTCAGATCAGTACGTGTACGCACGTAGAGTTAGGATTTTTGGTaaagccattttgaatttttcgcgTGGTGATTGGTTCCTAATCCAAATTTTTGGGATTCATCTACGTGTTGTGTAATTTATTGGTAACGTTTTTGCACGTTCAATTGTCGGATTATTCCGGATTAAACcgtattttgaaacttttctaAGTTTTTCTGACTAAACCTCGAAGATCTGaggtaagatatttttattgaatacattttatattttccctTACACATTCATACCTTCATTTATTCAAACATACATCCTTTTACcaacgaattaattaaactattatcataattttttttttatatcttatttttccatcctttctactttttttttctcttttctaaTTTCCTCGTGTTCATTTAAGGTTTTAATTGAAGAGCATAAATTTTTGCAACCTttctataacattttcgagacagaagtttggttattttttgagattttcAATCCATTTTCGAAGTTCTACCTTTTCGGAGGGGTTCTTCCTTGAGGATTTTGGTCGAGGTTGCATTGCCACCACCTATTAAGTTTTCCTTTCCCTGAATCGGAGGAGATTGTCGCTGGAGCTGGAAGAATTTGTTTGGATCGTGTACACGTGGTCAAGACAAGGTCAGacctaaacgttttttttttttttgttatatacgTATGTACGCgtaattcaattcaaatttattattttctttttgcgtACTTGTTTTggtcatttattacaattttttttttttggtacgccaacaattcttttctttttttttttgtgttgctTCACGTTTGCTGGACAACAACATTATTACTTACGTAtatcatcattatttttttttaccgaataaatattttttttgcaacttaaaatatctcgaactgtttattattttttttgtgttttgttattttttttgtgtttgtgtCCACTTGTGTCGATAGCATCACTTTACCACCTCACGTCACAGTTCGTGGACAACGCAGGGTTAACTGTGTGGCGCCTTATAAATAACACTACCCGTCTTCACTGGGCCGGTCGAGGACCTGCGTTAGTTATTAAATTGCTAATCGACTGTATCGTTCCTTTTTTTGTGCTCATAAGTCGTCACAcaatagacctagaactagaatcattcggctttagccgtctttagagacgtgcggctaaacccgaatgtttctagttctaggtctaatgttagttttaatgatagtgcaagtgtaaaactagaactaacactatacctagaactagaatcattcgggtttagccgtctttagagacgtccggctaaatccaaatgtttctagttctaggtatagtgttagttctacatagtaacagtgctagtgtaaaactagaactaacactacacttagaactagaaagtttcgggtttagccgtgcgtctcttaagacggctaaacccgaatgtttctagttctaggtctagtgttatttTTAGTGagagtgcaagtgtaaaactactTTCTAGTATatgatactttctagttctaggtctagtgttagttctagttttatactagcactattactaaaactaacacaagacctagaactattaagctatgtagcattttatgtgggacagtgcaagtgcatagtagtttcgtaactatagTTACTACATTCATAAATTTCGAAGTATAAGAAATTCCAAGAAAAACTAAATTACCTTGAGCGGAATTTAAGGAATATTTACGTAAAGCACTTTTATAATTTGTCGATCGAACCAAACCAGTTGTTCCTGTATTAACAGCATCCATCGACATACTTCTTGAGTGAGCTCTAGCCCATATTTCACCATGTCGAACTCTTTTTCGGTCATCCTCCAAACCCGTTAAGTGTTCATTCaaagaatataatttttgagttatatcTTTGCCAATAATCGAGTCTAAAACCACTTTAAGCATGGGTTTATGCCGCAAAATTCGTTCCAATCTCATTCGAGACCAACATAAATAGACACTATCGTCTTCGGCTGTTATGGTTACTTGAAAAACATCGTCGGATTGATCGTGATTGGCTTCCCATTCGGGCGAGTCAACAAATTGATGAGTTGTTATGAAATGAAGGTGAGTATCATCACATGTAACTCTTAAtctattcacaaaaaaaattgaaaatgattttatttaatttaaaagtggTGTTATTTAACTTACTTTccttttaataatatagaCAGTCTTTCATCAGCAGGACTTACATCTTCAACAGCATAAATGTCGCCCCTCTCCAAATTGATAACTTGAGCTTCTCTGACCAATTCTTTAAAGTGCTTCTTACTTACGCGAAGTGGTTTGAACACCTATAACATTGAGGTATTTCTCTAGAAAtatatgtaatttaaaaatttaccttGAGGTACAATTCCGTTAATTCTAGCGTGAGTGTTGGCGGTAAGAATCGCCAAGTTAGCAAAACCGTGTGCGTTAAGTTTAGTATCACAAGTAGCAAGTTCCATAGTAAAATGTCCGGTGAACAAACATCGGCGGCCGCCCAAAAGGTTAGGAAGACGTAACCAAGGGTTAAAAGAGCACGAACTAAAAGTACGCTTTGTTTGAATTTACCAGGAACGATAAAGGCAAACGCAAAGAAAAAGTTTGCCGTTTGGAAGAGGTTGTGTTGGGCTGGTGTCCATTCTTTGCACGTCCCTCCGACTGTTGGCGACGGCGTTGTTACGTTGAAAGTTCGAAAATCGTAATCGGCGCTAACAAAGCTATCGTTCGTCAAATTGAACGAAAGCTCGCTGTTGTTCCATAACGTGTAATTCGATTCCAACAGAAGACTGAAATTGTTGTAATTCGCAGTTACGTTCGGGCCGTAATCAAAAAAGGGATCTTGTGAGGACCCCATTAatacgggtttagccgtcgTGGTGGATCTTTTCGCCTTTTCCAACGTTGTGTTTGGAAATTTCGTCGTCGAAACCACCGATTTCGGTTTAATTGTCGTTGCTTCGGGTAGATGTAATCGCGATTGTATCATGTATATTTCCATCTTTTCTTTGGGTACTAACAACTTGACtgcaaacaaaataaatcaaaaactttaattttcttgtttacaaatcgtttgtttttgtaatttcgtTAATTATCCACTTTACTGAAACTGCCACGGACCGTTTAAAACTTTCAAAGTTCTCGTCAAACTTAATTTCGAAATGTATCTAACTTGAACGTGCACGAACGCTGTTCGAAATTGAATAGAAATTGTTAACATATTCGAATTGATTATTTAACCGATAAATTTGAACAAAAGGAACATGATTCTTATCATCACTTCATTTCAAGCTTAACATCTAAAAACTTAACCCTCTACTTAAATTACTTCCCTTGTTAAATTTGGTCAATATTCCTCGTAGATTAAAACCAAAGATACACCTATAAACCCTAAAAACGAAGTAAACGAAGTCACGCGAGTCACGTGATCTTCGCCTGGAACGCCTTGAACCTTTCAACAAGTTGGTATATGAAGGAAATAAGAAGCCGGATTTAGGTATCGCAACTCAACAAGTACACGTAATAAGAACCTAAGAAACTGTGACATAGTTATTACCAAGAACAATTTCTCGTGGTTTTATGAAAAAGACTTCAACGAAGCTGTCCAATTATACTACTCGGTATGGTCATTACAACGTGGCGTTTCCGGGGAAATTTCCATAAGAATTTCCTCCTTATGGTGTGTGTCGAGGTGGGGGATTCTAAGTTGGCCCATTTGTTCTGCACGTGGTTGGAATAGGTAAGTGGGTGTTTGAGATACGTGAACAAAGGGAATTGTGGGTAATCGGTTATTATCGTGGTGGTGTGGAAAATTATAATATGGTTATTTGTAAAggtgaaaaatttattatgggGTTAGTTACTTAAGAAATAGTTATTAATctaacaaaaagaaacaaaatttgtaataaatggATTTATGGATTATTTTGGAGAAACAACAAATTTACATTTTGCACGAATTTCGACTTATTTTCCGTTGATGTGGCATGTTTTGAATTATATTAAGGATCACATTTTGTGCTCACTCATCTCATAGATATTCATAGACGTTCTTGGATCTATATTTTCTGATACGTCGTTCTAACTCATCCCAAACATGTTTGATGGAAGTTTTATCTGGATTAAATGCCGCCCAATTAAACCGTTCAATTCTTCCTTAGTCTCTATATCTCTATATCATCATGCATGAAAATTGCAATCCAAAAGCTCTGTTATGGACTTGTGTGCTATCAAACAGCCATTCTATGTGAAAGCTAACTCTGTCTCTCATCTATACAATCTGGAAAATATCTTTCTCAGAATCGTCTTCATACTCATTAATATTCGTCTGTTCCACTAAAGCAAGTACATGACTCTTCTGAAAAGCGTACTTTGTATGATTCATCTCCATGCCGAGCAAAGCCAATCTAGATATTCCTAAACTTTCTGCTAACTTCCAAAAGCTGATTTAGTAGCAAAACTGCAGAAGCTTTTCAAGTTACAAAACTTTTTGCATAAATCATGGCCGTTATTGTATAGCTACATTTATTGGATTAGTTCCGATTGACTTTAGATGTACCATTGATGTTCTAAATAAGACATATGTATTCAAAGATATAACTGGATGAAACTTGTGATTACTGTGATATGATTACATTTTGTCCTCACTCATCTCATAGATATTCATAGACTTTCTTGGATCTATATTTTCTGATACGTCGTTCTAACTCATCCCAAACATGTTTGATGGAAGTTTTATCTGGATTAAATGCCGCCCAATTAAACCGTTCAATTCTTCCTTAGTCTCTATATCTCTATGTCATCATGCATGAAAATTGCAATCCAAAAGCTCTGTTATGGACTTGTGTGCTATCAAACAGCCATTCTATGTGAAAGCTAACTATGTCTCTCATCTATACAATCTGGAAAATATCTTTCTCAGAATCGTCTCCATACTCATTAATATTCGTCTGATCCACTAAAGCAAGTACATGACTCTTCTGAAAAGCGTACTTTGTATGATTCATCTCCATGCCGAGCAAAGCCAATCTTGATATTCCTAAACTTTCTGCTAACTTCCAAAAGCTGATTTAGTAGCGAAACTGCAGAAACTTTTCAAGTTACAAAACTTTTTGCATAAATCATGGCCGTTATTGTATAGCTACATTTATTGGATTAGTTCCGATTGACTTTAGATGTACCATTGATGTTCTAAATAAGACATATGTATTCAAAGATATAACTGGATGAAACTTGTGATTACTGTGATATGATTACATTTTGTGCTCACTCATTTCATAGATATTCATAGACGTTCTTAGATCTATATTTTCTGATACGTCGTTCTAACTCATCCCAAACATGTTTGATGGAATTTTTATCTGGATTAAATGCCGCCCAATTAAACCGTTCAATTCTTCCTTAGTCTCTATATCTCTATATCATCATGCATGAAAATTGCAACCCAAAAGCTCTGTTATGGACTTGTGTGCTATCAAACAGCCATTCTATGTAAAAGCTAACTCTGTCTCTCATCTATACAATCTGGAAAATATCTTTCTCAGAATCGTCTCCATACTCATTAATATTCGTCTGATCCACTAAAGCAAGTACATGACTCTTCTGAAAAGCGTACTTTGTATGATTCATCTCCATGCCGAGCAAAGCCAATCTTGATATTCCTAAACTTTCTTCTAACTTCCAAAAGCTGATTTAGTAGCGAAACTGCAGAAGCTTTTCaagtttcaaaactttttgcaTAAATCATGACCGTTATTGTATAGCTACATTTATTGGATTAGTTCCGATTAACTTTAGATGTACCATTGATGTTCTAAATAAGACATATGTATTCAAAGATATAACTGGATGAAACTTGTGATTACTGTGATatgattttcttttctgttttttcAAAGATAATAAGCATCATCAGAGTGAGGACGAGGCATCTCGTATAACACACGTCAACTTGTAACAAGAAGCTATGAAGTTTTTCATCCAATGTTAGGTATAGTGATAAAGGTATAATTATCAGAGTCaatatatcaatttatttctaagacatgattttttgaaagattgagtacatttcttaatttgtCTCGGTACTGATTTAAAGGTTCAGCATCAGTGTCGCAATAAATGCTGAATGAATCTTGTGTAATAAATTCTTAGTATTTGCCAGAACTTAGTATCTATATAGACCACAGGTAGACTTTATTATTAGTATAAGAAATGCTTGGAGCTTAACGTTACAAACAAGAAAAGCAATTCCATATCATGCAAAATTTCACCCATACAATttagaaattataaaaaacctTGTGCTTCTTACGACTCTCGACATACTATGGTTCTTTTGAAATGATATCACCCTACCACAGAATTCTTACTAAAGCTCATTTAACAAATCGTAGACATCTCATTACACGTTCTTGCAATCTCGCAAATTTTCTTGTCAACGAAACAATGGATTAAAATACTGCTGTAGAATGAGTAAACAAACATCTTGTAGACATGATGGAAACTCTGTAACTTCATATAAAAGCTGTCCACAGCACCCATTCTTTGATATCGGAATTCAAAACGCCAAAAAGAATAGTTTAGCCTAAAACAAGTAAACTAAGTAGCTTGATCATAGCCGAAATAATAGAGCGATGGTGAAGAAGAAAATTCTAGCACTCTAAAAATAACTCGATCAACAATCTCGAACAGTTCTATGGATACATGAGTCCAAAAGTAGTTATGCTTGAGATCTGacataaataagaaattttttccATAGAAGTTAGCACTGGAACTCGAtctattaataattgatgctGTACAGTGGCCAAAggcaaatataataataaaaagtgcaGCTAAATGTTTCTTTTACCCTACTCAAccataaaacaataaaagtgCTATTTAAGTGCtttattagtaattaatttCGTTGCTTGTTTCGGCGCTGGTAAACTTGTTTGTGAACTACTCTTAGAAGGAATGAGTTTCTTGAGAAGCATTGCAGAAGATATTGGCGAAAAATGCTTACCCTTTCCATACCTTATCTCAGTAAATGGCGGTAATAAGGGTATTGATAGAAACCTAGTCGAATGTTTTCTTGCTGAATTTCAAGATTTACTGACTTCAAATATATACACTaatggtggaacggatatccgacaactatccggtattgcagataataatcaagatcAACCCCaataaatacaactttatttatatcagatttgtcattagcaacctcattgtaacaatcccaatacgatatataaaatctcttgttgcagtatcgtctagttttcttctcttcgcttgtaatgcatcatcacattcattactaataGAACTATCGCTGTTaacactttcgattattaattaaagtatcttctttttaatgcaaaaagccgtttttaaaaatcacttttagttcttgagaaataaatttttgaaataatcgccaatttttcgaaatttccaattttcgccgattaagttttaaaaattcgtataaaatcgatttcttggaatatgagtatgaaaatttcccaaagtattattagaagtgtcctcttttcaatgaactaacccgttttgaaaaataacttttagtttttgagaaaacgatatttgaagttttgataaaattttcgatgttgcaatttccatcgataattttcaaaattcgctataaaattcatttcttgaacgatccgtgtggaaatatcaccaattattaattaaagtagcctctttaatgcaaaaagccgtttttaaaaatcacttttaattcttgagaaataaatttttgaaataatcgacaattttttcgaaatttctaattttcgccgattaagttttaaaaattcgtataaaatcgatttcttggaatatgagtatgaaaatttcccaaagtgttattaaaagtgtcctctttccaatggaccaatccgttttgaaaaataactttcagtttttgagaaaacaatatttgaagttttaataaaattttcgatgttgataactttcaaaattcgctataaaattaatttcttgaaggatcctgttggaaatatcaccaattatgaattaaagtatcctctttttaatgcaacaagccgttttgaaaaatcgcttttagtttttgagaaataaatttttgaaatgatcgacaatcttttcaaattttacaattttcgctaattaagttttaaaaattcgtataaaatccagttcttggaatatcagaatgaaaatttcccaaagtgttaataatagtgtcttctttccaatgaacaaacccgttttgaaaaataacttttagtttttgagaaaacaatatttgatcaaggtaacattttcgatgttgcaattttcatcgataacttttaaaattcgctataaaattaatttcttgaaggatcattatggaaatattaccaattattaattaaactatcttctttttaatgcaacaagccgttttgaaaaatcgcttctagtttttgagaattaaatttttgaagtaatggacaattttttcgaatttttcaattttcgccgattaagtcttaaaaattcgtataaaatccatttcttggaatatgagtttgaaaatttcccaaaatgttaataaaaatgtcttctttccaatgaaccaacccgttttgaaaaataacttttactttttgagaaaacaatatttgaagttttgataaaattttcgctgttgcaattttcatcgataacttgcaaaattcgctataaaattaatttcttgaacgatccgtgtggaaatatcaccaattattaattaaagtatcctctttttaatgcaaaaagccgtttttaaaaatcacttttaattcttgagaaataaatttgtgaaataatcgacaattttttcgaattttccaattttcgccgattaagttttaaaaattcgtataaaatcgatttcttggaatatgagtatgaaaatttcccaaagtgttattaaaagtgtcctctttccaacgaactaacccgttttgaaaaataacttttagtttttgagaaaacgatatttgaagttttgataaaattttcgatgttgcaattttcatcgataactttcaaaactcgctataaaattcatttcttgaaggatctttgtgggaatatcgccaattattaattaaagtatcctctttttagagttcattttttatcttggatccaaataagttgacatatcttattaattccatttttattcaaatatcgcaataatgtagGGTATCatttcagaaatgcaccagaaatatggccggatagatatgtcggataaccggatatcgGGCCATAtacggcttttcgcaaaatcactatctaATATACACCATTGTAGCGGGAGATGTTTTTAAGAGCAATAAAGCTGCTCTATACTTGGAAGTAATTGGGTTGTAAGAAGATGTTGTTTTAAAGGAGCCAAAAGTGTAAGTTTcagttattaaattgtatacCATGTTTGGGATCATGGTTGGTATCATCATGAAACGGGGTAATAGAAGAAATTGGGGGGAATAAGTTTTGCAGACCACTTCGATAATGTTTTGTCTATTAATAACTCGAGTTCGAATTTTTGTACGGTTACAATATCTTTTCGTTATATGTTTTATGTActcaagaaaataataaaccacT contains the following coding sequences:
- the LOC139430256 gene encoding blood vessel epicardial substance-A-like; this encodes MEIYMIQSRLHLPEATTIKPKSVVSTTKFPNTTLEKAKRSTTTAKPVLMGSSQDPFFDYGPNVTANYNNFSLLLESNYTLWNNSELSFNLTNDSFVSADYDFRTFNVTTPSPTVGGTCKEWTPAQHNLFQTANFFFAFAFIVPGKFKQSVLLVRALLTLGYVFLTFWAAADVCSPDILLWNLLLVILNLTHTVLLTWRFLPPTLTLELTELYLKVFKPLRVSKKHFKELVREAQVINLERGDIYAVEDVSPADERLSILLKGKLRVTCDDTHLHFITTHQFVDSPEWEANHDQSDDVFQVTITAEDDSVYLCWSRMRLERILRHKPMLKVVLDSIIGKDITQKLYSLNEHLTGLEDDRKRVRHGEIWARAHSRSMSMDAVNTGTTGLVRSTNYKSALRKYSLNSAQDIQFGFQNQCWIPLTAPQFPPTSPFMGSHQPLIHQRQDSTSSSLKPPTPSRTKSFRKAREVKFQGVK